In Sphingobacterium sp. lm-10, the DNA window AGTCCGGCTTTCGTGGCAGATTGTATCGAAACGCTAGATGAGATACAAGTAGAATATGCTGACGAATTTAAAGCGTTGGGCGGTGAAGAGGTCGCAATGGTAGAAAGCCTGAATCTTAATCCGAAATGGATTGCCTCTTTAAAACGTTTGGCATTAAATGAAAGTAATTAACTATGATGATTATTTATAATACCATTTTACTCTTTGTTTTTGACTTATACATATTCTTTGCGCTAAGGAGCTCGGGTATACAATTTGCCAAAAAGAAATGGTTTAGCTGGGTATGGTGGGGGTACAGTGTCGCGTTGGCTATAGGCGTACTAATCTCTTACAAATATAGTATCCCACTGATGTACCGATCCATTATATTGGTAGCTTTTTTTATAACGGTTGTGTGCAAGCTGATCTATGTGATTATTTTGCTGATCGACGATATTCGTCGCGGAGGCGTATGGCTAGCTAGACTATTTAGTCAGAAAAAGCCGAACCCCGTGATCGAGGAACAACAAGAACGCGTTGACACGCAAAAGGAAGGTATTAGCCGTTCTGATTTCTTATTGAAATCTGGGATTGCAGTAGCGTCCATCCCGTTTTTTCCACTCACTTGGGGAGTTGTTTCTAGTGCATACGATTACAAAGTGCGCCATCAGAAGCTGTATTTTCCAAACCTCCCAAAGGAATTTCATGGCATGAAGTTAGGTCAGTTGTCTGACGTACACTCCGGCTCCTTTTACAACCGAAAAGCAGTGTTAGGTGGTGTAGAAATGCTATTGGCAGAGAAGCCAGACTTGATTTTTTTTACAGGAGATTTGGTCAACAATGAGGCATCGGAAATGCGCGATTATCAAGATATTTTCTCCAAAGTGAAAGCCGAATTGGGCGTATTCTCTGTGTTGGGAAACCACGATTATGGTGATTATAAGTATGGATTTGAAGATTCGGCTGCTAAGCGCAAAAATTTCAAAGACCTGATAGAGACGCACAAAGTTATGGGGTGGGATCTTCTTCGCGATGAGCATCGCCGAATTACGATGGGTAATGAAAGTATTTCTATTGTCGGTGTTGAAAACTGGGGCATGGGCAGATTTCCTAAAAAGGGAGATCTTGCTAAAGCCTTGAAAGGCACAGAGGAAGATGCCGTCAAATTGCTGATGTCGCACGATCCATCACATTGGCGTGCACAAGTATTGGATACGGATGTGGATGCGATGTTTGCCGGACATACGCACGGTATGCAGTTTGGCGTGCGCGCAGAAAACTTTCAATGGAGTCCAGCACAGTATATTTATCCAGAGTGGGCAGGATTGTACCAAGAGGGCAACAAGCAATTGTACGTGAATACAGGCTTTGGCTTCTTAGGCTACCCAGGCAGAGTAGGTGTATTGCCAGAGATCACGATCTTCGAGTTACTTCGAGGACAGGGATAATATTCCTTTTTGTCTGGATGTTAAATTAATGATAGCAGGGCTTGCTTCAAGTCTGCTTTCAGATCATCGATGTGCTCTATGCCTACCGAGATGCGCAGTAAACCTAGGGGAAATAAAGGTTTAACTCCGGCTTCGCGCTGTTGCACAGAGTTCCAAAGGCTCGCGGGGTGTGTAACCAAAGATTCCACACCGCCTAAGCTAACGGCATTGGCAAAAATTTCAAGTTGCTTTAATACCGTCTGCGCGTTGCTATAGCCGATTTGTTCGCTATCTCCTGATAATTCTATCGTGAGCATTCCTGTAAATCCATGCATTTGTTTCTTTGCCAAAGCATGCTGCGAATGAGATGGTAAGCCGGCGTAGGTTACTTTTTTAATCCCTTGCTGCCCCTCCAGCCAAGTGGCAAGTTCTAATGCGTTTTCGTTGATTTGTTTGATCCGAAGAGTAAGAGTTTTCAAACCTCGTAATAATAGCCAAGAATCCATCGGGCTGAGGGAGGCGCCTAGTAAGAGTGATTTGCGCCAGGCTTGATGAATAAATTCTTTGCTGCCGCAAATAGCCCCTGCGGTAAGGTCGCTATGTCCTCCCAAGTATTTGGTCGCGCTATGTACTACAGCATCTATACCAAAATCACGCGGTGTTTGGTTTATAGGTGATGCAAAGGTGTTGTCTACGATTGTAAAAATCTTATTATTTCGAGCCAATTGCGCTACCGCTTCCAAATCTGTGATTTCTAGGTTCGGATTAGAGGGCGTTTCTACATAAATCAACTTGGTGTTTTTCTGTACGGCCGCTTCGAAATTCGCGATGTCCGTTTGATCAACGTGCGTAACCTCAATGCCATAGGCGGGAAGAAACTCCTTAAAGAATACCTGCGCAGCAGCATAGTGTGCATGTTGCGCAATAACATGATCTCCTGCTACAACACAAGTCAATACTGCAGTAGAAATGGCAGCCATACCCGTAGCTAGAAGAAGGGCATCTTCTGTTTTCTCTAGTTTAGCTAATATTTCACCTAGCTGGCTATTTGTGGGATTTCCGTGCCGATGATAGAAGAAAGGCGATTTGGTGGAAGTGGCATCCGCTAGTTGTTCATCAATGGTTTCGCCAGCAATATACGTGGCAGTTTGGTAAATTGGGGGCGTAATTGCCCGTGTCTCATTGTACTGCTCACCCTTATGAATCAAATCGGTTTCCAAATTCCTCATCGCGTCTTTTTTTCTAATATACAAAAAAGTCTGGTAAACCAGTAGACTATAGGTGGTAGGTCGGTAGAGATATTACAATACTTCGAGCAGCTTGGTTCTTAAATCTTCACCATGAAGATTTCTACCGATAATGATTCCTTTAGGATCTACCAGAATATTTTGGGGAATTGCTTTTACCCCATAAATTAAGCTGGCGTAGTTATTCCAGCCTTGGAGATCAGAGATGTGTTTCCAGCTCAAATTATCATCTTTAACGGCTTTTGCCCAATTATCAAACTCTGAATCAAATGAAATACCGAGAATCTCAAAGTTTTTACCTTTAAATTCATTGTATAGCGCCACTAATTTCGGATTTTCAGCACGACAAGGAGGGCACCAGCTTGCCCAAAAATCTACTAACACATACTGCCCTTGCAGGTCCGAAAGTGCGTAAGGTGATCCTTCTAGGTCAAATTGTGTAATACTAGGGGCTTTCTTACCAACCGAACTGCTTTCCAAGGCTTTTAAATAACGGTCGAAAACCTGCCCTTGTGTGGTTTTTCTTACCTTCTTGTCCAATGTTTTAAATAGTGCCGTCAATTCTTTGTAATCAGGGTCGTAGCCGCCGACTTTCTGGATCAATGCAATGCTGCCCACGTCTTTTTTATTTGCTGCTATTTTTTCCAGTAATTCCTCCTTAGATTGTGCAATTGCTAGGATGGGCAAACAAAATATCAATAATGCAATTAATGACTTCATAAAATTCGTCGTTTTTGTAAAATTAATTAAAGTTAGACTTGGTAAGATGAAAAAGTTTAAATAGCAAAGATCATCTTCTAATCATACTAGAAATGATTTGTCTACAATTGAATATATTTGCCCAATATTCTTCGATCCGGCCAAAATTTTCTGTGTTTTTCGTTACATTTGCTATTCTACACTACCGTAATTTAAACTTATTTTTAATAGAATGGCCAGATTAAATTTATTAGAAGAAACTCGGTTTGAGAAGGTGCCTGTGAAGGTATATCCAACGGCTGACGAGGCGTCGATAGACGTAGCCCATCGTATTTCACACTTAATTCAAAGCAAGCAGCACAATGGTGAAAAGGCAATCTTAGGATTGGCTACTGGAGCTACACCAATTAAAGTGTATCGGGAGTTGGTACGTCTACACCGCGAGGAAGGATTAAGCTTTCAAAATGTGGTGACTTTCAACCTGGATGAATACTATCCGATGCAGCCAACGGCAGACCAGAGTTATGTTTCTTTTATGAAAAAACATCTATTTGACCTGGTAGACATTCCGGTAGAAAATATTCATATCCCGGACGGTACGGTCGATCCAGAGCAGGTACATGCTTATTGCGAAGATTACGAACGAAAAATCAGCAGCTATGGCGGCTTGGATATTCAATTGTTGGGTATTGGTCGTACCGGGCACATTGGTTTCAATGAGCCAGGTTCTGCTCCGAATTCGGGTACGCGTTTAGTCACTTTGGATGACTTGACGCGAAGAGATGCTTCAAGAGATTTTGGTGGAAAGGAAAATGTACCTACCAAAGCAATCACGATGGGCGTCGGCACGATCTTCAAAGCGAAGGAAATTATCCTGATGGCTTGGAATGAGAAGAAAGCCGAAATTGTTAAGAAGGCGATCGAAGGTGAACTTTCTGCCGACATTCCTGCAACCTACTTGCAGCTATCCGAAAATGTAGAGTTCATCTTGGATCAGGATGCTGCCTCTTTGCTGACGCGCTTTGACACACCTTGGTTGGCCGAGGATGTGGTATGGACAGATGAATTAGCGAAAAAGGCGGTAGTCTGGCTTTCTCTGGAGTTAGACAAAGCCATTTTGAAGCTTACAGACGACGATTATAATACACATGGTATGGCACAGTTGGTTACTGAAAAGGGGCCAGCATACGGTATCAATATTCGGGTGTTCAACGAATTGCAACGCACGATTACAGGTTGGCCAGGTGGCAAGCCGGGAGTTGATGATTCTAATCGTCCGGAGCGTGCAGAACCTGCCTCCAAAAATGTCATTCTTTTCTCTCCACATCCAGATGACGATGTGATCTCGATGGGAGGAACATTTATTCGCCTAGCAGATCAAGGCCATCAAGTACATGTGGCTTACCAGACTTCTGGAAATACGGCGGTGTGGGATGATGATGTGCTGCGCTATCTTGAATTTGTTATCGATTTTGCATCAATCGGTGAAGAAAAACAGGCGAAACAACAGATATACGATGATGCAAGAGCCTTCTTTGCTTCTAAAAGGCCTAATCAAGTCGATCCTGAAGTCATACGAACTATCAAAGGTTTGATCCGTAAAGGCGAAGCTATTGCGGGAGCACGCTTTGTCGGTTTGCCAGATGAACATATCCATTTTCAGGATTTGCCGTTCTACGATCGAGGCAAATTTTCTAAGGAAATAGACTTTGAAGATGATATACAACAAACCATGGAGTTACTGCGTCATGTAAAACCTCAACAGGTATTTGCAGCGGGAGATTTCGCGGATCCTCATGGGACACATAGAGTCTGTTTTGATATTATTTTGCAGGCACTGCTCCGGTTGAGAGAAACCGATGAGTGGACAAAAGACTGCTGGTTGTGGTTGTATCGTGGCGCTTGGCATGAATATCCAATTCATGAAATTGAAATGGCCGTGCCACTATCTCCGCAAGAGGTAAAACGTAAACGTATCGCAATCTTCAAGCACCAATCGCAGAAAGATGTGCCCGTGTTCCCAGGAGATGATCCTCGTGAATTTTGGGTGCGCGCAGAGGATCGTACCAGCGAAACGGCAGGTTTATATCACAAATTAGGATTGGCAAATTACGAAGCGATTGAAGCATTCGTGCGCTGGAAATTCTAAATTCATACCATTTATTGCGGCAGCAATAATAAAAATAGGCCTTTCGAAACTCATTTTCGGAAGGCCTATTGCTTTACCAATAGTTGCGGTAACAAAGCCTCCATCGCTTTTTTAATATACTTATCGTCCCGGTTTTTTACTTTGAAATACGCCTCGCGGCCAAAATAGTACCTTCCAACCAGCGCCTCAATATCGGTCTGAATCAGATCGTGCAAATCGCGCTGTTTTTGTGGCGATACCTCAATTCCCCCTGTAACATTGAGAAACCGAATAAAGGCGAGGTACTCACTATATGGCAAATCATAACCTTGCAAAAAGTTCTCGATAGAATACGCCGGAAGCTGTTTGGTAAAGCGCTCGTAGACAAACTGATCTAGGTAGCTAGACTTTGTGATCTGCTGATATAAAAGGCTCAACTCATTATAATCTCTAGGAATCAATACGTCGGGGACAATGCCGCCACCGCTATATACTTCCCGACCCATACCCGTTTTGTAGGCCTGCCCGTGTGCGTAGAGCGTATCTAAAGCCCATAAACCTTTGGTCATGCCGACAGATGAGTCCATATTAGACCAGTTCGCTCTATATTTCTTTTGGATACTTCTACCCAGAGGGGTGAAGTACTTGGCAATGCTCAGGTTAATGGTAGAGCCGTCAGCGAAATCAAACTGCTCCTGCACAATGCCTTTACCATAGCTTCGCCGGCCGATGATGGTGCCGCGATCCCAGTCTTGGATGGCGCCAGCAACGACCTCACTAGCAGATGCCGTACGATCGTTAACCAATACCACCAACTTCCCGTCTTTAAACTCTCCCGGACGCTCCGAAAAGTATTCCCGACGTTTCTCATGCGCTCCTTCGGTATATACAATTAGACGTTTGTCTGCGAAGAATTCGCCAGCCAACTGAATGGCTACGTGAAAGTACCCCCCGCCATTATCACGAAGATCTAATACCAAACTTTGTGCGCCCTGTTTCTTGAGCTGAATGATTGCCGAGCGAAACTCATCTGCGGTGCGCTGCCCAAATCTACGGATGCGAACGAACCCTACGGTCGGCTCAATCATGTAAGCAACGTCTAATGAGCTTACATTGATCTGATCGCGGATAGCTTTTATCGGAACAGGAAGCTCAATATTGTCCCGTTTGATATGAAAGCTCACTTCCGTACCACGATTGCCTCGGATCAACCTATCCACTTCCTCTTTGGATATGCCTACGCCTGCTAACTGCTTGTTGTCGATGCGTAGAATGCGATCACCAACTTTAAACCCCGCTTTGTCGGCTGGTCCGTTTGTGATTAGCCCTA includes these proteins:
- a CDS encoding S41 family peptidase, with product MQKETRKNIFVAATYGATLVLGLILGQNYADQQGNKPGNTLVPIGLSDNTYKLQQVVDLISAAYVDSINTDSIQNGAINHIIAHLDPYSTFLLPKESQSQTEILEGTFEGIGMEYFNLNDTLLIVGLITNGPADKAGFKVGDRILRIDNKQLAGVGISKEEVDRLIRGNRGTEVSFHIKRDNIELPVPIKAIRDQINVSSLDVAYMIEPTVGFVRIRRFGQRTADEFRSAIIQLKKQGAQSLVLDLRDNGGGYFHVAIQLAGEFFADKRLIVYTEGAHEKRREYFSERPGEFKDGKLVVLVNDRTASASEVVAGAIQDWDRGTIIGRRSYGKGIVQEQFDFADGSTINLSIAKYFTPLGRSIQKKYRANWSNMDSSVGMTKGLWALDTLYAHGQAYKTGMGREVYSGGGIVPDVLIPRDYNELSLLYQQITKSSYLDQFVYERFTKQLPAYSIENFLQGYDLPYSEYLAFIRFLNVTGGIEVSPQKQRDLHDLIQTDIEALVGRYYFGREAYFKVKNRDDKYIKKAMEALLPQLLVKQ
- the nagB gene encoding glucosamine-6-phosphate deaminase, whose protein sequence is MARLNLLEETRFEKVPVKVYPTADEASIDVAHRISHLIQSKQHNGEKAILGLATGATPIKVYRELVRLHREEGLSFQNVVTFNLDEYYPMQPTADQSYVSFMKKHLFDLVDIPVENIHIPDGTVDPEQVHAYCEDYERKISSYGGLDIQLLGIGRTGHIGFNEPGSAPNSGTRLVTLDDLTRRDASRDFGGKENVPTKAITMGVGTIFKAKEIILMAWNEKKAEIVKKAIEGELSADIPATYLQLSENVEFILDQDAASLLTRFDTPWLAEDVVWTDELAKKAVVWLSLELDKAILKLTDDDYNTHGMAQLVTEKGPAYGINIRVFNELQRTITGWPGGKPGVDDSNRPERAEPASKNVILFSPHPDDDVISMGGTFIRLADQGHQVHVAYQTSGNTAVWDDDVLRYLEFVIDFASIGEEKQAKQQIYDDARAFFASKRPNQVDPEVIRTIKGLIRKGEAIAGARFVGLPDEHIHFQDLPFYDRGKFSKEIDFEDDIQQTMELLRHVKPQQVFAAGDFADPHGTHRVCFDIILQALLRLRETDEWTKDCWLWLYRGAWHEYPIHEIEMAVPLSPQEVKRKRIAIFKHQSQKDVPVFPGDDPREFWVRAEDRTSETAGLYHKLGLANYEAIEAFVRWKF
- a CDS encoding PLP-dependent aspartate aminotransferase family protein gives rise to the protein MRNLETDLIHKGEQYNETRAITPPIYQTATYIAGETIDEQLADATSTKSPFFYHRHGNPTNSQLGEILAKLEKTEDALLLATGMAAISTAVLTCVVAGDHVIAQHAHYAAAQVFFKEFLPAYGIEVTHVDQTDIANFEAAVQKNTKLIYVETPSNPNLEITDLEAVAQLARNNKIFTIVDNTFASPINQTPRDFGIDAVVHSATKYLGGHSDLTAGAICGSKEFIHQAWRKSLLLGASLSPMDSWLLLRGLKTLTLRIKQINENALELATWLEGQQGIKKVTYAGLPSHSQHALAKKQMHGFTGMLTIELSGDSEQIGYSNAQTVLKQLEIFANAVSLGGVESLVTHPASLWNSVQQREAGVKPLFPLGLLRISVGIEHIDDLKADLKQALLSLI
- a CDS encoding TlpA disulfide reductase family protein encodes the protein MKSLIALLIFCLPILAIAQSKEELLEKIAANKKDVGSIALIQKVGGYDPDYKELTALFKTLDKKVRKTTQGQVFDRYLKALESSSVGKKAPSITQFDLEGSPYALSDLQGQYVLVDFWASWCPPCRAENPKLVALYNEFKGKNFEILGISFDSEFDNWAKAVKDDNLSWKHISDLQGWNNYASLIYGVKAIPQNILVDPKGIIIGRNLHGEDLRTKLLEVL
- a CDS encoding metallophosphoesterase translates to MMIIYNTILLFVFDLYIFFALRSSGIQFAKKKWFSWVWWGYSVALAIGVLISYKYSIPLMYRSIILVAFFITVVCKLIYVIILLIDDIRRGGVWLARLFSQKKPNPVIEEQQERVDTQKEGISRSDFLLKSGIAVASIPFFPLTWGVVSSAYDYKVRHQKLYFPNLPKEFHGMKLGQLSDVHSGSFYNRKAVLGGVEMLLAEKPDLIFFTGDLVNNEASEMRDYQDIFSKVKAELGVFSVLGNHDYGDYKYGFEDSAAKRKNFKDLIETHKVMGWDLLRDEHRRITMGNESISIVGVENWGMGRFPKKGDLAKALKGTEEDAVKLLMSHDPSHWRAQVLDTDVDAMFAGHTHGMQFGVRAENFQWSPAQYIYPEWAGLYQEGNKQLYVNTGFGFLGYPGRVGVLPEITIFELLRGQG